CGTCGAAAGGAGCAAGCGGGCCGAATGCGCGGCGCCGCGCCGGCACACACCGAAGCGTGTGCCGGTTGACTGCCCGCCGCTTACTGCGGGCCCATCTTCTTGATCAGCACGTCGAGCTCCGCGACTTCTTCATCGTTGAGGTCGACGAGCGGCGCACGCACCGGGCCTGCGTCATGGCCGACGAGCTTCGCGCCCGCCTTCACGATGCTGACCGCATAGCCCGCGCGGCGATTCCGGATCTTCAAGTACGGCAGGAAGAACTCGTCGATCAGGCGGCCGACCGTGGCGTGGTCGTCCTTCGCGATCGCTTCGTAGAATTCCATCGCCGTCTTCGGGATGAAGTTGAACACGGCCGACGAATACACCGGCACGCCGAGCGCCTTGTACGCGGCGGCATAGACTTCGGCCGTCGGCAGGCCGCCGAGGTACGCGAAGCGGTCGCCGAGGCGGCGGCGGATCGTCACCATGCTTTCGATTTCACCCACGCCGTCCTTGAAGCCGATCAGGTTCGGGCAACGGTCGGCGAGGCGCTCGAGCATGTCGGCGTTCAGCTTCGAATTCGCGCGGTTGTACACCACGACGCCGATCTTCAGCGCGCGGCACACCTGCTCGACGTGGTCGGCGATCCCTTCCTGGCTCGCTTCGGTCAGGTAGTGCGGCATCAGCAGCACGCCGCTCGCGCCGAGGCGCTCGGCCTCCTGCGCATATTCGATCGCGACGCGCGTCGCGCCGCCCGCGCCGGCGAGGATCGGCACCTTGCCCTTGCAGGTTTCCGTCGCGACACGGATCACGTCCGAATACTCGCGCTGCGTGAGCGAGAAGAATTCACCGGTGCCGCCGGCCGCGAACAGCGCGCTCGCACCGTACGGCGCGAGCCATTCCAGGCGCTCGGCATAGGTGGACGGGCGGAAGCTGCCGTCGACGTCGAAATCCGTCAGCGGAAACGACAGCAGGCCGTGGGAAATGATCTGTTTGAGTTCTTGCGGTGAGGTCATGGTTGGTTCGTCCGTCTAGCGCGAGTGCTGGGTTCGTCGGGAACGGCATACGAGCCACATTGGCGATGTCGTTGTATGTCATCGTACAACGAGGGGAGGGGTGACGCAAGCGGTTTGCTGGTCGATAAATAGTAGGGTCTTTCCGGATAAGGGTTTACGCAGCATCGCCGATCAAGGTTGAATGTCGTATGATGACTAACAATATGGCCGATAGTCTCCAGGAATTCCGATGACTGCTTCCCCGCTCTATATCCGTGTGCATCCGGACGACAACGTCGCGATCGTCGTCAACGACGGCGGCTTGGCCGAGGGCGCGACGTTCGCCGACGGGCTGACGCTGCGCGAAGGCGTGCCGCAGGGGCACAAGGTTGCGCTGGTCGATCTCGCGGCCGGCGACCCGATCGTCCGCTACAACGTGGTGATCGGCTATGCGCTGGTCGAGCTGCGCCGCGGCAGCTGGGTCAACGAGCGCACGATGCGCATGCCCGAACCGCCGGGGCTCGACGACCTGCCGCTCGCAACGCGCGCCGCGCCGCCGCTGCCGCCGCTCGAAGGCTATACGTTCGAGGGCTTCCGCAATGCCGACGGCTCGGTCGGCACGCGCAACATCCTTGCGATCACGACGACCGTGCAGTGCGTATCGGGTGTGGTCGAGCACGCGGTGAAGCGGATCAAGGCCGAGCTGCTGCCGCGCTACCCGAACGTCGACGACGTGGTCGGGCTCGAACACACGTACGGCTGCGGCGTGGCGATCGATGCGCCCGACGCCGACATCCCGATCCGCACGCTGCGCAACATCAGCCTGAATCCGAATTTCGGCGGCGAGGTGATGACCGTGAGTCTCGGCTGCGAGAAGCTGCAGCCCGAGCGCTTGCTGCCGCCCGGCACGATTCCCGTCGCGGCCGACGGTGCGGCCGACAACGGCGGCGTGGTGTGCCTGCAGGACGCCGCGCACGTCGGCTTCAACTCGATGATCGACTCGATCATGAAGATGGCCGAATCGCATCTCGAGCGGCTTGATCGCCGCCGCCGCGAGACGTGCCCCGCGTCGGATCTCGTCGTCGGCGTGCAGTGCGGCGGCAGTGACGCGTTCTCGGGGCTCACTGCGAACCCGGCTGTCGGCTTCGCGGCGGACCTGCTGGTGCGCGCGGGCGCGACGATCATGTTCTCCGAGGTGACGGAAGTGCGCGATGGTGTCGCGCAGCTCACGTCGCGCGCGGCGAACGAGGACGTCGCGCGCGAGATCATCCGCGAGATGGACTGGTACGACCGCTACCTGCAGCGCGGCCGCGTCGACCGCAGCGCGAACACGACGCCCGGCAACAAGAAGGGTGGCCTGTCGAACATCGTCGAGAAGGCGATGGGTTCGATCGTGAAGTCGGGCAGCGCGCCGATCGCCGGCGTCGTGCGTCCCGGCGATCGCGCGAAACAGAAGGGGCTGCTGTACGCGGCGACGCCCGCGAGCGACTTCATCTGCGGCACGCTGCAACTCGCGGCCGGGATGAACCTGCATATTTTCACGACCGGACGCGGCACGCCGTACGGCCTCGCGCAGGTGCCGGTGATCAAGGTCGCGACGCGCAGCGACCTCGCGCGCCGCTGGCACGACCTGATGGATCTCGATGCGGGGCAGATCGCGACCGGCGCGGCCACGATCGAGGACACGGGCTGGGAGCTGTTCCGGCTGATGCTCGATGTCGCGAGCGGCAAGCGCCGCACATGGGCCGAGCAATGGAAGCTCGCGAATGCGCTGACGCTGTTCAATCCGGCGCCGGTGACCTGACGCGCGCGGCCGTTGCCGCCAGACGAAGCGGGCGCCCGAGGGCGCCCGTTTTTATTGCGGCGGAGTAAGTGTCGGCGGGATGTCCACGATGAGGAGAACTTGCTGCATGGCGGATCATGTCCGGCGTGCGGAGCGGCCATTGGCTCGAAGCGACCGGCGCGATTTCCTTACCTCGTACGTAATCGACCGCCGGCGCGGGGCAGGCGACGATGACTGCACGCGAATACGAAACACGCCACGTTCGCGACATCGTCCTCTCATCGACACAAGGAGCCTCGCCATGAACACCGCCCAATCCGCTTCGTCCGCTTCTTCCGTTCACGCCGACCTGATCGACCGCTACTTCGACGCCTGGAACGAACCCGACGTCGCGCGCCGCCGCGCGCTGATCGATGCGATCTACGCGAGCGACGCGGCGTATCGCGATCCGCTGATGGCCGGCGACGGCCACGCAGGCATCGACGCGATGATCGCGGCCGTGCAGGAGCGCTTCCCAGCGTTCCGCTTCCGCCGCACGACCGACGTCGACGGGTTCGGTCAGCACCTGCGGTTCTCGTGGGCGCTCGTGTCGCCCGACGGCGCGGCGATCGTGAAGGGTTCGGACTTCGGCACCGTCGACGCGTCGGGCCGCCTCGCATCGGTCACGGGCTTCATCGACGAAATGCCGGCCGCGGCGTCGTGACGCGAGCGATGCATGCGCAACGGTCACCGGGATCGGGTAACG
This window of the Burkholderia lata genome carries:
- the garD gene encoding galactarate dehydratase, which encodes MTASPLYIRVHPDDNVAIVVNDGGLAEGATFADGLTLREGVPQGHKVALVDLAAGDPIVRYNVVIGYALVELRRGSWVNERTMRMPEPPGLDDLPLATRAAPPLPPLEGYTFEGFRNADGSVGTRNILAITTTVQCVSGVVEHAVKRIKAELLPRYPNVDDVVGLEHTYGCGVAIDAPDADIPIRTLRNISLNPNFGGEVMTVSLGCEKLQPERLLPPGTIPVAADGAADNGGVVCLQDAAHVGFNSMIDSIMKMAESHLERLDRRRRETCPASDLVVGVQCGGSDAFSGLTANPAVGFAADLLVRAGATIMFSEVTEVRDGVAQLTSRAANEDVAREIIREMDWYDRYLQRGRVDRSANTTPGNKKGGLSNIVEKAMGSIVKSGSAPIAGVVRPGDRAKQKGLLYAATPASDFICGTLQLAAGMNLHIFTTGRGTPYGLAQVPVIKVATRSDLARRWHDLMDLDAGQIATGAATIEDTGWELFRLMLDVASGKRRTWAEQWKLANALTLFNPAPVT
- a CDS encoding nuclear transport factor 2 family protein → MNTAQSASSASSVHADLIDRYFDAWNEPDVARRRALIDAIYASDAAYRDPLMAGDGHAGIDAMIAAVQERFPAFRFRRTTDVDGFGQHLRFSWALVSPDGAAIVKGSDFGTVDASGRLASVTGFIDEMPAAAS
- the kdgD gene encoding 5-dehydro-4-deoxyglucarate dehydratase is translated as MTSPQELKQIISHGLLSFPLTDFDVDGSFRPSTYAERLEWLAPYGASALFAAGGTGEFFSLTQREYSDVIRVATETCKGKVPILAGAGGATRVAIEYAQEAERLGASGVLLMPHYLTEASQEGIADHVEQVCRALKIGVVVYNRANSKLNADMLERLADRCPNLIGFKDGVGEIESMVTIRRRLGDRFAYLGGLPTAEVYAAAYKALGVPVYSSAVFNFIPKTAMEFYEAIAKDDHATVGRLIDEFFLPYLKIRNRRAGYAVSIVKAGAKLVGHDAGPVRAPLVDLNDEEVAELDVLIKKMGPQ